A part of Dehalogenimonas sp. W genomic DNA contains:
- the secF gene encoding protein translocase subunit SecF, producing MPNIIGKRKLFLSISGALIALSLVFLAVFGLRAGIDFSAGSMLTIAFDTTPQLSELNAELDNLGYGTAIVQETGTEDFMIRLPAITDGEKNSLKAGLTAALGNLTERSFETVDPVIASQTSRVALIAVALAALGILLYLTYAFRRMPKPMHYGVVAVAAVLHDVLAVLGIFALLAAIFGLEINLVFIIGILAVIGYSVNNTVVIFDRIRENKLRGVAPTFEGVVNRSVGETLIRSINTSLTTIIVVLALMLFVGATIQNLAVVMLIGIIVGTYDSVFVAPAILVIWDNLDRRRLGGRVTA from the coding sequence ATGCCTAATATCATCGGTAAAAGAAAACTATTTCTCAGCATTTCCGGGGCACTGATTGCCCTGTCGCTGGTGTTCCTGGCCGTCTTCGGCTTGCGCGCCGGCATAGACTTCTCCGCCGGTTCCATGCTGACCATCGCCTTTGACACCACCCCGCAGCTATCCGAACTCAACGCTGAACTGGATAACCTGGGCTACGGCACCGCCATCGTCCAGGAAACCGGCACCGAAGATTTCATGATCCGGCTGCCGGCCATTACCGATGGGGAAAAAAACAGCCTCAAGGCCGGCCTGACCGCCGCCCTGGGCAACCTGACCGAACGCAGCTTTGAGACGGTTGACCCGGTCATCGCCAGTCAGACATCCCGTGTCGCTCTGATTGCCGTGGCGCTGGCCGCCCTCGGCATCCTGCTGTACCTGACCTACGCCTTCCGCCGCATGCCCAAGCCGATGCATTACGGAGTGGTAGCCGTGGCCGCGGTGTTGCACGATGTGCTGGCAGTGCTGGGCATTTTTGCCCTGCTGGCCGCCATCTTCGGCTTGGAAATTAACCTGGTCTTTATCATCGGCATCCTGGCGGTCATCGGTTACAGCGTCAACAACACCGTGGTCATCTTTGACCGCATCCGCGAGAACAAGCTCCGCGGCGTAGCGCCCACCTTTGAAGGCGTAGTCAACCGCAGTGTCGGCGAAACGCTGATCCGCTCCATCAACACCTCACTGACCACCATCATCGTGGTGCTGGCGCTGATGCTGTTCGTGGGCGCCACCATCCAGAACCTGGCGGTGGTGATGCTGATCGGCATTATCGTGGGTACTTATGATTCGGTGTTCGTAGCCCCGGCCATTCTGGTCATCTGGGATAACCTGGACCGGCGGCGGCTGGGCGGGCGGGTCACCGCGTAA
- a CDS encoding TRC40/GET3/ArsA family transport-energizing ATPase: MRVILFTGKGGVGKTSMAAATAVRCAELGHRTMVLSTDIAHSLSDSLDLQLGNDPKQIAPNLWGQEIEIYQTMESYWGTIQRYISALMAWRGMSGITADEMAVLPGMEELANLLYISRYNREGNYDVVVVDSAPTGETLRLLSFPDMLNWWMNRLFPIQRRVAKVMRPVVGAVSDIPLPSNSVMDAVAELYAELEEVHKLLIDGERSSIRLVVNPEKMVIKEAQRTLTYLNLFGYVTDAVIVNRILPEGLNDAYFRTWQSSQLKYREYIDEAFSPLPRLNMPLLDQEVVGLEMLRRMARAAYGDDDPSRFYYHGVSQTVVKTDEGYTLKLKLPFATKEQVDLSRNRDELNLKVGHYRRSVALPHVLSRLRVTGAAMEGSELHIRFHDDNPPPPVKDRKNHK, translated from the coding sequence ATGCGCGTAATCCTGTTCACCGGCAAGGGCGGCGTCGGTAAAACCAGTATGGCGGCGGCTACCGCAGTGCGGTGTGCCGAACTGGGCCACCGCACCATGGTGCTGTCCACTGACATCGCCCACAGCCTGTCCGACTCCCTGGACCTCCAACTCGGCAATGACCCGAAGCAGATTGCCCCCAACCTCTGGGGTCAGGAGATTGAGATCTACCAGACCATGGAGAGTTACTGGGGCACCATCCAGCGCTATATCTCGGCCTTAATGGCCTGGCGGGGTATGAGCGGCATCACCGCTGATGAGATGGCGGTCCTGCCGGGTATGGAAGAACTGGCTAACCTGCTGTATATCTCCCGCTACAACCGTGAGGGTAATTACGATGTGGTGGTGGTGGACTCCGCCCCGACCGGCGAAACGCTGCGGCTGCTGTCCTTCCCCGACATGCTCAACTGGTGGATGAACCGGCTGTTCCCCATCCAGCGCCGGGTGGCCAAAGTGATGCGTCCGGTGGTCGGAGCGGTATCGGATATCCCGCTGCCGTCCAACTCGGTGATGGACGCCGTGGCCGAACTTTACGCTGAACTGGAGGAAGTCCACAAGCTCCTGATTGACGGCGAGCGGTCATCCATCCGGCTGGTGGTCAACCCGGAGAAGATGGTCATCAAGGAAGCCCAGCGGACGCTGACCTATCTCAACCTGTTCGGCTACGTCACCGATGCCGTTATCGTCAACCGCATCCTGCCCGAAGGCCTGAATGACGCCTACTTCCGCACCTGGCAGTCCAGTCAGCTCAAGTACCGGGAGTACATTGACGAGGCCTTCTCACCGCTGCCCCGGCTCAATATGCCGCTGCTGGATCAGGAAGTGGTCGGCCTGGAGATGCTCCGCCGCATGGCCCGGGCTGCTTACGGCGACGATGACCCGTCGCGCTTCTATTACCACGGCGTATCCCAGACGGTGGTAAAAACGGACGAGGGCTACACCCTCAAGCTGAAACTGCCCTTCGCCACTAAAGAGCAGGTGGACCTCAGCCGCAACCGTGATGAACTCAACCTCAAGGTGGGTCATTACCGCCGCTCGGTTGCCCTGCCCCATGTCCTGAGCCGGCTCAGAGTCACCGGCGCGGCCATGGAAGGCAGTGAACTGCACATCCGCTTTCACGACGATAACCCGCCGCCGCCGGTCAAAGACCGGAAGAATCACAAGTAA
- a CDS encoding histone deacetylase: protein MTTAIIYDQIFLKHNPGPLHPESPERLSAIMNHLTETGLLDRLTSLPARPAEPAELTAVHTADYLRMAEILGSNGGSLDVDTVLSADSWRTAVTAAGSAVAAVAAVTEGGVDGGCFVLSRPPGHHAFADRGSGFCLLNNVAVATRAALGKYGLGRAAIIDWDVHHGNGTQAIFEGDEAVFYVSLHQSPHYPGSGAASDTGRYHNQLNIPLPAGSGDQEYLNAFDKLVIPAIIRHCPDIILVSAGYDGHQADPLSAMNLSAAGFAGMTERVKKLAEEFCGGRLVLLLEGGYHPTATAESIAGTLRAMMGEFQ, encoded by the coding sequence TTGACGACTGCTATTATCTACGACCAGATTTTTTTGAAGCATAATCCCGGCCCGCTCCACCCGGAGTCGCCGGAGCGGCTGAGTGCGATTATGAACCATCTGACGGAGACCGGTCTTCTGGACCGGCTGACCAGTCTGCCAGCGCGCCCGGCCGAACCGGCAGAATTAACGGCGGTCCATACCGCGGACTATCTCCGGATGGCGGAAATCCTGGGCAGCAACGGTGGTTCGCTGGATGTGGACACGGTGCTATCGGCCGATTCCTGGCGGACAGCGGTGACCGCCGCCGGCAGTGCGGTGGCCGCAGTGGCAGCAGTTACTGAAGGCGGCGTTGACGGCGGCTGTTTCGTCCTGTCGCGGCCGCCCGGCCACCATGCCTTCGCCGACCGCGGCAGCGGCTTCTGTCTCCTGAATAACGTCGCCGTGGCAACCCGGGCGGCGCTTGGGAAATACGGCCTGGGACGTGCCGCCATCATTGACTGGGACGTCCACCACGGCAACGGCACTCAGGCTATCTTTGAAGGTGACGAGGCCGTCTTTTATGTGTCGCTGCATCAATCACCGCACTATCCCGGCTCCGGCGCCGCCAGCGATACCGGCCGATATCATAATCAGCTCAATATCCCCCTGCCCGCCGGCAGCGGCGACCAGGAGTATCTAAACGCCTTTGATAAACTGGTGATCCCGGCCATCATCCGGCACTGCCCGGACATCATTTTGGTTTCGGCCGGCTACGACGGCCACCAGGCTGACCCGCTGTCAGCGATGAATTTGTCGGCAGCGGGCTTTGCCGGCATGACGGAGCGGGTGAAAAAACTGGCGGAAGAGTTTTGCGGCGGGCGGCTGGTGTTGCTGCTGGAAGGCGGCTACCATCCGACGGCCACGGCCGAATCGATTGCCGGCACGCTGAGGGCGATGATGGGGGAATTTCAGTAG
- a CDS encoding YajQ family cyclic di-GMP-binding protein, with protein MPSVDIVSDVDLQALDNAINNVKRETTSRYDFRNVKSEITLDRKEKKIHLESVDDVKVKAMTEMLIGQAVRFNLDPKCLDFGKMDATAQGEAEMEVKIKEGIAKETAQKIVKFIKSLKLKVEPAIQGEQLRVTGKSIDDLQEIMRQLKEQDYDIPLQFVNMKR; from the coding sequence ATGCCCTCAGTAGATATCGTCAGCGACGTTGACCTGCAGGCGCTGGACAACGCTATCAATAATGTAAAACGGGAAACCACGTCCCGCTATGATTTCCGCAACGTTAAGAGCGAGATAACGCTGGATCGCAAGGAAAAGAAGATTCACCTGGAAAGCGTGGATGACGTCAAGGTCAAGGCCATGACCGAAATGCTGATCGGCCAGGCGGTGCGCTTTAACCTGGACCCCAAGTGCCTGGATTTCGGCAAGATGGATGCCACGGCGCAGGGCGAGGCGGAGATGGAAGTCAAAATCAAAGAAGGCATTGCCAAGGAAACCGCCCAGAAAATCGTCAAGTTCATCAAAAGCCTGAAGCTGAAAGTAGAACCGGCCATCCAGGGCGAACAACTGCGGGTCACCGGCAAGAGCATTGATGACCTTCAGGAAATCATGCGGCAGCTTAAAGAGCAGGACTATGACATTCCGCTGCAGTTCGTTAATATGAAGCGGTAG
- a CDS encoding DNA double-strand break repair nuclease NurA yields MSLDITKVAGQIGAMAAGLKQGAAEKRAHLDAAAKTISTADGAVLSEKVRLSKTSFLLAAPTGNLNERYPAPPPPADYSVVAADGSHIDLDRHQAAACRLINIGTVRLDYGAIPDAALDSRPRLLADDADLYIQDPDGPRATPLTGALLGIKRDVEEFQALAELSAALPPEHPALALSDGSLIRWSLTTANYEAYVLRELLENGYVKCLDEFQRRCNERELAVASYISRPGGEEVVNTLRLAVCPYEPANCDRHCGQLKNGARPCDTLSGVSDAELFERFLETGQRSAVFESTSKVIGQYYGGHRIGFFYLKLEDEVARVELPLWLAELPGRLDLLHTLVLEQARKGQGYPVALAEAHEQAVVTGADRAVFYEVIDVYLREEGLNETVSAKSFSKQARWL; encoded by the coding sequence TTGTCGCTGGATATTACCAAAGTAGCCGGGCAAATCGGCGCCATGGCCGCCGGCCTGAAACAGGGCGCCGCTGAAAAGCGGGCTCATCTGGATGCCGCGGCTAAAACCATCAGCACCGCCGACGGGGCCGTACTGAGCGAAAAGGTTCGCCTCAGCAAAACCTCCTTCCTGCTGGCCGCCCCGACCGGCAACCTTAACGAGCGCTACCCTGCCCCACCGCCGCCCGCCGATTACTCCGTGGTGGCCGCCGACGGCTCCCATATTGACCTTGACCGCCACCAGGCCGCCGCCTGCCGGCTGATCAATATCGGCACGGTGCGGCTGGATTACGGCGCCATCCCCGACGCGGCCCTGGACAGCCGCCCGCGGCTGCTGGCGGATGATGCTGATTTATACATTCAGGACCCGGACGGCCCCCGGGCGACGCCGCTCACCGGGGCTTTGCTGGGCATCAAGCGGGACGTGGAAGAGTTCCAGGCACTGGCGGAGCTCTCCGCCGCCCTGCCCCCGGAACATCCGGCGCTGGCCTTGTCCGACGGCTCGCTCATCCGCTGGAGTCTGACCACCGCCAATTACGAAGCCTACGTCCTGCGGGAACTGCTGGAGAACGGCTACGTCAAGTGCCTGGACGAGTTTCAGCGCCGGTGCAATGAACGGGAACTGGCCGTAGCCTCTTATATCTCACGCCCCGGCGGCGAGGAGGTGGTCAACACCCTGCGGCTGGCCGTCTGCCCGTACGAACCGGCTAACTGCGACCGGCACTGCGGGCAGCTCAAAAACGGCGCCCGCCCCTGCGACACCCTGTCCGGCGTCAGCGATGCCGAATTATTTGAACGTTTTCTGGAAACCGGACAGCGCTCCGCGGTCTTCGAAAGCACCTCCAAGGTCATCGGCCAGTACTACGGCGGCCACCGCATCGGCTTCTTCTACCTCAAGCTGGAGGACGAGGTCGCCAGGGTAGAACTGCCGCTATGGCTGGCGGAACTGCCGGGTCGGCTGGATTTGCTGCACACGCTGGTGCTGGAACAGGCCAGGAAGGGCCAGGGTTATCCCGTCGCCCTCGCCGAGGCCCATGAGCAGGCCGTGGTCACCGGCGCCGACCGGGCGGTTTTTTACGAGGTAATTGATGTTTATCTGCGGGAAGAAGGTTTGAATGAGACCGTGTCCGCCAAGAGTTTCAGCAAGCAGGCGAGGTGGTTGTGA
- a CDS encoding transposase gives MNKPTRIKTESFPVRKNTRLKEYDYSTAAVYFITVCVQDKKCLFGEVTDGTITVSALGTMTEQCWKDIIKHSPDIEIDEWVVMPNHFHGIVHIPDITGRARHASPLQHPAPRRTVVGTVIGSFKSAVTRRLKQDGLISASVWQRGYYEHVVRNEEDLARIREYIAWNPARWTDDPEYHEGDIQ, from the coding sequence ATGAATAAACCAACCCGCATAAAGACTGAATCTTTCCCGGTTCGGAAAAATACCCGGCTAAAAGAGTATGATTATTCCACGGCCGCAGTGTATTTTATTACCGTTTGCGTACAGGACAAAAAATGCCTGTTCGGTGAAGTCACAGATGGTACGATAACCGTGAGCGCTCTCGGCACGATGACCGAACAATGCTGGAAGGATATTATCAAACATTCCCCCGACATTGAAATTGACGAATGGGTGGTCATGCCGAACCATTTCCACGGTATTGTTCATATCCCGGACATAACGGGGCGGGCGAGGCATGCCTCGCCCCTACAACACCCTGCCCCTCGGCGTACTGTTGTCGGGACTGTCATCGGTTCATTTAAATCAGCGGTAACCCGACGTTTGAAGCAGGACGGATTGATATCCGCATCAGTTTGGCAACGCGGCTATTATGAGCACGTCGTCCGGAACGAAGAAGACCTTGCCCGTATACGGGAATACATCGCGTGGAATCCAGCCCGGTGGACGGACGACCCAGAATACCACGAGGGTGACATTCAATGA
- a CDS encoding ATP-binding protein, which produces MSMEHHLGIVTAGSLNKGIEVKLDGAASIEDMAVGRYVTIEGNKRRFFGMITDVSLGVTDPALTVSPPSDDGFLSEILTGTSAYGSLHVAPYLTIGGTETAIDGPQPVKTIPGHFSPVKEASAADIELVFGKEDAKKFWIGNPLDMEVKLCLDLQNLAKRSNGIFGKSGTGKTFLTRMLLIGLLQKSAAVNLVFDMHSEYGWAGTFEGKGRKVKALKQLFPSKVAVFTLDEENSRQRGVSTDFVVRIGLEEIEPEDISLLRQTLNLTDAAVEAVYQLRRHYGKGWFTAAEDIEDSATLDELKIHESTFQNLRRGLNTIRRLPFIAPNAPGDVVDTMLKYLESGKHVVLEFGRYTDITAYMLVANLLTRRIYASYRDRTEKAVAADSGYPTPLVITIEEAHKFLNSGVASQTIFGTIAREMRKYSVTLLIIDQRPSGIDDEIMSQLGTKITCLLDSEKDIDAVLSGVSGKNELKNVLAKLSSRQQALIFGHAVPMPVAFTPREYGSDYGDWGDTAAQVTDKEIEELWE; this is translated from the coding sequence ATGAGCATGGAACACCACCTGGGCATCGTTACCGCCGGTTCACTGAACAAGGGCATTGAGGTCAAGCTGGACGGCGCGGCCTCCATTGAAGACATGGCCGTCGGCCGCTACGTCACCATTGAGGGAAACAAGCGCCGTTTCTTCGGCATGATTACCGACGTTTCCCTCGGCGTCACCGACCCGGCGCTGACCGTTTCCCCGCCGTCCGATGACGGCTTTCTGTCTGAAATCCTGACCGGAACTTCGGCCTACGGCTCGCTGCATGTCGCCCCTTATCTGACCATAGGAGGCACTGAAACGGCCATAGACGGCCCCCAGCCGGTCAAGACGATACCTGGGCACTTCTCGCCCGTCAAGGAGGCCTCAGCGGCCGACATCGAGTTGGTCTTCGGCAAGGAAGACGCCAAAAAATTCTGGATCGGCAACCCGCTGGACATGGAGGTCAAGCTCTGTCTGGACTTGCAGAATCTGGCCAAACGCTCCAACGGCATCTTCGGTAAAAGCGGCACCGGCAAGACCTTCCTGACCCGCATGCTGCTCATCGGCCTGCTGCAGAAATCCGCCGCGGTCAATCTGGTCTTTGACATGCACTCGGAGTACGGCTGGGCCGGGACATTTGAAGGCAAGGGGCGCAAGGTCAAAGCCCTGAAACAGCTCTTCCCGTCCAAGGTGGCCGTCTTTACCCTGGATGAAGAAAACTCCCGCCAGCGCGGCGTATCCACCGATTTTGTCGTCAGGATCGGCCTGGAGGAAATCGAGCCGGAGGACATCTCCCTGCTGCGTCAGACCCTCAACCTGACCGATGCCGCGGTGGAAGCGGTGTATCAGTTGCGCCGGCATTACGGCAAGGGGTGGTTCACCGCCGCTGAGGACATTGAGGATTCCGCCACCCTGGATGAGCTGAAAATTCATGAAAGCACCTTCCAGAACCTCAGGCGCGGCCTGAACACCATCCGGCGGCTGCCGTTTATCGCCCCCAACGCCCCCGGCGATGTGGTGGACACCATGCTGAAATACCTGGAATCCGGCAAGCACGTGGTGCTGGAATTCGGCCGTTATACCGATATCACCGCCTACATGCTGGTCGCCAACCTGCTGACCCGGCGCATCTACGCTTCCTACCGCGACCGCACCGAGAAAGCGGTGGCTGCCGACAGCGGCTACCCCACGCCCCTGGTAATCACTATCGAGGAAGCCCACAAGTTCCTGAACTCCGGCGTGGCCTCCCAGACCATCTTCGGCACCATCGCCCGCGAGATGCGCAAGTATTCCGTCACCCTGCTGATCATAGATCAGCGGCCGTCGGGCATTGACGATGAGATCATGTCCCAGCTCGGTACCAAGATCACCTGCCTGCTGGACTCGGAAAAGGATATTGACGCGGTGCTGTCCGGCGTGTCAGGCAAGAACGAATTGAAAAACGTGCTGGCCAAGCTGTCTTCCCGCCAGCAGGCGCTCATCTTCGGCCACGCCGTGCCCATGCCGGTGGCCTTCACGCCGCGGGAATACGGCAGTGACTACGGCGACTGGGGCGACACCGCGGCGCAGGTGACGGATAAGGAGATTGAGGAGTTGTGGGAATAA
- a CDS encoding ABC transporter substrate-binding protein — protein sequence MFKKALVVKILGALLVMALLIPAAGCSKDTIKIGAVMDLTGALSGIGGPIRDGIVLAVEQINAAGGIDGRDVELIVEDGKTDPTAGFEAVKKLATVNQVKVIIGPMISGAVMAAGQWAADNGVLLISPSATSPDIGQQSWRQYFIRTAPSDTLQGRAMAQIISEEGYQRVGIIVQDNQYGVGIGNEVQSLVGAGNVVSYIKYDPLKLDYQSELQQLKAANPDVVVHAGYQDDAQIVFRQAAQVGLDTAQWITSEGVKADRTLEDAAAAAFMRDNVIGTNPVAPEGLAIAATFAQQYEARFERAPGTYSDTVYDAAKLVLQAMKNVDYNSASAISAEIKRIGSNYSGVSGVITFDQYGDRQNATFEVWKVVADGAGFKYEQVRLIDQ from the coding sequence ATGTTCAAAAAAGCACTGGTTGTGAAAATCCTGGGGGCACTGCTGGTTATGGCCTTGTTGATTCCGGCCGCCGGCTGTTCCAAGGACACCATTAAAATCGGCGCGGTCATGGACCTCACCGGCGCGCTGTCCGGTATCGGCGGTCCTATCCGCGACGGCATCGTTCTGGCTGTTGAACAGATCAACGCCGCCGGCGGCATCGATGGCCGCGACGTCGAACTCATCGTTGAAGACGGCAAGACCGACCCCACCGCTGGATTCGAAGCCGTCAAGAAACTAGCCACCGTTAATCAGGTCAAGGTCATCATCGGCCCCATGATTTCCGGCGCTGTCATGGCTGCCGGCCAGTGGGCTGCCGACAACGGCGTTCTGCTGATTTCACCTTCAGCCACTTCACCTGACATCGGGCAACAGTCATGGCGACAGTACTTCATCCGCACCGCGCCTTCCGATACTCTTCAAGGTCGCGCCATGGCCCAGATTATCTCTGAAGAAGGCTATCAGAGAGTCGGCATCATCGTTCAGGACAATCAGTACGGCGTCGGTATCGGTAATGAAGTTCAGAGCCTGGTCGGCGCCGGCAATGTTGTATCCTACATCAAATACGACCCGCTCAAACTCGACTACCAGTCCGAGCTTCAGCAACTCAAGGCCGCGAATCCGGATGTCGTCGTTCACGCCGGCTACCAGGATGACGCTCAAATCGTCTTCCGCCAAGCCGCCCAGGTCGGCCTGGATACCGCACAGTGGATCACCTCCGAAGGCGTCAAGGCTGATCGCACCCTGGAAGACGCTGCTGCCGCCGCTTTCATGCGGGATAATGTCATCGGCACCAACCCGGTCGCTCCGGAAGGGTTGGCTATCGCCGCCACCTTCGCCCAGCAGTACGAAGCCCGCTTCGAACGCGCTCCGGGTACCTACAGCGATACCGTCTATGACGCCGCCAAGCTGGTACTTCAGGCGATGAAGAACGTTGACTATAACAGTGCTTCCGCCATCTCCGCCGAGATCAAGAGAATCGGTAGCAATTACTCCGGCGTTTCCGGTGTAATTACCTTCGACCAGTATGGCGATCGCCAGAATGCTACCTTTGAGGTCTGGAAAGTCGTCGCAGACGGCGCAGGCTTCAAGTACGAGCAGGTTCGGCTCATCGACCAGTAG
- a CDS encoding GIY-YIG nuclease family protein, whose protein sequence is MDKLFCVYILANKTGTALYVGVTSNLPGRVYQHKEKMADGFTKKYRIDKLVWYEVHETAESAISREKKLKGSSRQRKINLINELNPEWKDLYTDL, encoded by the coding sequence ATGGACAAATTATTCTGCGTATACATCTTGGCTAATAAAACCGGTACAGCACTGTATGTAGGTGTGACCAGCAACCTCCCAGGCCGGGTTTATCAACACAAGGAAAAGATGGCTGATGGATTTACAAAGAAATATCGGATAGACAAACTTGTTTGGTACGAAGTGCATGAAACAGCCGAATCGGCCATTAGTCGTGAGAAAAAGCTCAAAGGCAGTTCAAGGCAGAGGAAAATCAATCTTATAAACGAATTGAATCCCGAATGGAAGGACCTTTATACAGACCTTTAA
- the queD gene encoding 6-carboxytetrahydropterin synthase QueD produces the protein MYRISVESHFDAAHFLRGYGGKCEQLHGHRYRVMVKVAAAELDDTGLACDFTELKALLKPVLARYDHTLLNDVPPFDGINPSAENIARVIYEALAPEITGVTLESVKVWESPESSAEYSPD, from the coding sequence ATGTACCGTATCAGTGTGGAAAGCCATTTCGACGCCGCCCACTTCCTCCGCGGCTACGGCGGCAAATGCGAACAGCTCCACGGCCACCGCTACCGGGTAATGGTCAAAGTGGCCGCTGCCGAACTGGATGACACCGGTCTGGCCTGTGACTTCACCGAACTCAAAGCCCTGCTGAAGCCGGTTTTGGCGCGCTATGACCATACCCTCCTGAATGACGTACCGCCCTTCGACGGCATCAACCCTTCCGCTGAGAACATCGCCAGGGTCATCTATGAGGCGCTGGCGCCGGAGATCACCGGCGTGACGCTGGAATCGGTCAAGGTGTGGGAGTCGCCGGAGTCTTCGGCCGAATACAGTCCTGATTAA
- a CDS encoding ABC transporter ATP-binding protein gives MSDILTAENIVAGYGDVHIVQNVSIRLEEGGNVAVIGPNGSGKSTLLKALLGFARLFEGKVTFGGRDVTDITPDKTVAMGLGYVSQTDNVFANLTIQENLEMGAFTRNDGAGVKADIERMYQMFPELERRKKFYAGSLSGGERQMLAIARAMMANPRALLLDEPLASLSHKAVETIIDKLRLINESGTALMIIEQNTRRILAFSERAYVLVTGKLALEGPAATILENEDARKRYLGLG, from the coding sequence ATGAGTGATATCCTGACCGCTGAAAATATCGTTGCCGGCTACGGCGACGTCCATATCGTCCAGAACGTTTCCATCCGCCTGGAAGAAGGCGGCAACGTGGCGGTCATCGGACCCAACGGCTCCGGCAAATCCACCCTTTTGAAAGCCCTGCTGGGTTTCGCCCGGTTGTTTGAGGGCAAAGTCACCTTCGGCGGGCGGGACGTCACCGATATTACACCTGACAAGACGGTGGCCATGGGGCTGGGTTACGTGTCCCAGACCGATAATGTCTTCGCTAACCTCACTATCCAGGAGAACCTGGAGATGGGCGCTTTTACCCGGAACGACGGCGCCGGCGTTAAAGCCGATATCGAGCGGATGTACCAGATGTTCCCGGAGCTGGAGCGGCGTAAGAAGTTTTATGCCGGCAGCCTGTCCGGCGGCGAGCGCCAGATGCTGGCCATCGCCCGGGCGATGATGGCCAACCCGCGGGCTTTGCTGCTGGATGAGCCGCTGGCCTCGCTGTCCCACAAGGCGGTGGAGACCATTATCGACAAGCTCCGGCTCATCAACGAGTCCGGCACGGCGCTGATGATTATCGAGCAGAACACCCGCCGGATTCTGGCTTTCTCCGAACGCGCCTACGTGCTGGTCACCGGCAAGCTGGCGCTGGAAGGCCCGGCGGCCACCATCCTGGAGAACGAGGACGCCCGCAAGCGCTACCTGGGCCTGGGCTGA
- a CDS encoding ABC transporter ATP-binding protein: MAESLLKVENLQKYYGGLCAVAGVDLEVGRGQFVGLVGPNGCGKTTLLSSIYGLRPATSGRVTFAGRDIEKMMPHQIYDLGMANAFQFPRLFPTMSVLDNMIIAARNQPGDNIFNSLFRRGAWHRDEDRLAIRAMELLELLNISHLTFSKAGEMSGGQQKLLEIGRSLMSEPELLLLDEPAAGVNPVLGKQIFEELDRLKAEKGMSFLVIEHRLELLMAHADWVYVMDRGRVVLQGKPEQVVNDPVFFEVYIGSGAVEAGNE; the protein is encoded by the coding sequence ATGGCTGAATCCCTCCTCAAAGTAGAAAACCTGCAAAAATACTACGGCGGGCTGTGCGCCGTGGCCGGGGTGGACCTGGAAGTCGGGCGCGGACAGTTTGTCGGCCTGGTGGGTCCCAACGGCTGCGGCAAGACGACGCTGCTGTCCTCCATTTACGGTCTGCGTCCTGCCACTTCCGGCAGGGTCACCTTCGCCGGACGCGACATTGAGAAAATGATGCCGCACCAGATATATGACCTGGGCATGGCCAACGCCTTCCAGTTCCCCCGGTTGTTCCCGACGATGTCGGTGCTGGATAACATGATAATCGCTGCCCGGAACCAGCCCGGCGACAACATCTTCAACAGCCTGTTCCGCCGCGGCGCGTGGCACCGGGACGAGGACCGTCTGGCTATCCGCGCCATGGAACTGCTGGAGCTGCTCAATATATCCCACCTGACCTTTTCCAAGGCAGGCGAGATGTCCGGCGGCCAGCAGAAACTGCTGGAGATCGGCCGGTCGCTGATGTCGGAGCCGGAACTGCTGCTGCTGGATGAACCGGCCGCCGGCGTCAATCCGGTGCTGGGCAAGCAGATATTTGAAGAACTTGACCGGCTCAAGGCCGAAAAGGGCATGAGCTTCCTGGTTATTGAACACCGGCTGGAACTCCTGATGGCGCATGCTGACTGGGTGTATGTCATGGACCGCGGCCGGGTAGTGCTTCAGGGCAAACCGGAGCAGGTGGTCAATGACCCGGTGTTCTTTGAGGTTTATATCGGCAGCGGGGCTGTGGAGGCCGGTAATGAGTGA